A window of the Methyloprofundus sp. genome harbors these coding sequences:
- a CDS encoding cell division protease FtsH, with translation MNDMFKNIILWVVIAMVLMSVFNNFGPRGTGQSSVLSYSQFIDAVKSGQVQDVILDDENGINGHLQGGDKFSSYAPSDPHLVDDLLANGVQIKAQPAAEESMLMQIFISWFPMLLLIGVWVFFMRQMQGGMGGKGGPMSFGKSKARMLEEDQIKVSFADVAGCDEAKEEVEEMVDFLKDPSKYQKLGGKIPRGALMVGPPGTGKTLLARAIAGEAKVPFFTISGSDFVEMFVGVGASRVRDMFEQAKRHAPCIIFIDEIDAVGRQRGAGLGGGNDEREQTLNQLLVEMDGFEGNEGVIVIAATNRPDVLDAALLRPGRFDRQVTVSLPDIKGRERILSVHMGKVPAADDVELKYIAQGTPGFSGADLANLVNEAALYAARMNKRLVSMIDLEKAKDKLIMGTERRSMVMDKKEKKMTAYHEAGHAIVGKTVPEHDAVYKVSIMPRGRALGVTMFLPEKEQYSASKCKLDSMISSLYGGRIAEEQIFGWEQVSTGASNDIERATELARNMVTKWGLSQRLGPLAYSEEEGEVFLGRSVTQHKSVADETSHTIDEEIRSIIDKNYERSEKILKENEDILHAMADALMKYETIDKDQIDDLMARRTVRDPDGWDDTPPNQGVKAESVQQKQEPKAPGTNAAEQNG, from the coding sequence TTGAACGATATGTTTAAAAATATAATTTTATGGGTTGTCATTGCCATGGTATTGATGTCCGTATTTAATAATTTTGGCCCGCGTGGGACAGGGCAGAGTTCGGTGCTTTCCTACTCGCAGTTTATAGATGCAGTAAAATCAGGGCAAGTTCAAGATGTTATTTTGGATGATGAGAACGGCATTAATGGGCATCTACAAGGCGGTGATAAATTTAGTTCTTATGCACCTAGTGATCCGCATTTAGTTGATGATTTATTAGCTAATGGTGTGCAAATTAAGGCGCAACCCGCGGCTGAAGAATCCATGTTAATGCAAATTTTTATTTCATGGTTTCCGATGTTGCTGTTGATTGGTGTTTGGGTGTTCTTTATGCGCCAAATGCAAGGTGGTATGGGGGGTAAAGGCGGCCCGATGAGCTTTGGTAAAAGTAAAGCACGCATGTTGGAAGAAGACCAAATAAAAGTAAGTTTTGCCGATGTTGCTGGTTGTGATGAGGCGAAAGAAGAAGTAGAAGAGATGGTGGATTTTCTAAAAGATCCCTCTAAATACCAAAAGCTTGGCGGTAAGATTCCACGTGGAGCATTGATGGTAGGGCCTCCTGGAACAGGGAAAACATTATTAGCCAGAGCCATTGCAGGTGAAGCAAAAGTACCTTTCTTTACTATTTCAGGTTCTGATTTTGTGGAAATGTTCGTTGGGGTTGGTGCCTCACGAGTAAGAGATATGTTTGAACAAGCCAAGCGTCATGCGCCATGTATTATTTTTATTGATGAAATTGATGCGGTAGGTCGACAACGTGGAGCAGGTTTGGGGGGCGGTAATGATGAGCGTGAGCAAACCTTGAATCAACTATTAGTAGAAATGGATGGTTTTGAAGGTAATGAAGGCGTTATTGTTATTGCCGCAACTAATAGACCTGATGTATTAGATGCCGCTTTATTGCGTCCTGGCCGATTTGATCGTCAAGTGACAGTGAGTTTGCCAGATATTAAAGGTCGTGAAAGAATTTTATCTGTGCATATGGGGAAAGTGCCTGCGGCTGATGATGTTGAATTAAAATATATTGCCCAAGGTACACCTGGTTTTTCTGGCGCTGATTTAGCTAACTTAGTTAACGAAGCTGCTTTGTATGCAGCCAGAATGAACAAGCGCTTAGTCAGTATGATCGACTTGGAAAAAGCGAAAGACAAGCTTATTATGGGGACGGAAAGGCGCTCCATGGTCATGGATAAAAAAGAAAAGAAGATGACTGCATACCATGAGGCAGGGCATGCCATTGTAGGTAAAACTGTGCCTGAACATGATGCTGTTTATAAAGTGAGCATCATGCCGCGTGGTCGTGCCTTAGGTGTGACTATGTTTTTACCAGAAAAAGAACAATACAGTGCTAGTAAATGTAAGTTGGACAGTATGATATCCAGCTTATATGGAGGGCGCATTGCTGAAGAGCAAATTTTTGGTTGGGAGCAGGTTTCGACTGGAGCTTCTAATGATATTGAGCGCGCTACTGAATTGGCTAGAAATATGGTGACTAAGTGGGGCTTGTCACAACGATTAGGGCCACTGGCTTATAGTGAAGAAGAAGGCGAGGTGTTTTTAGGGCGGTCTGTCACACAACATAAAAGTGTTGCTGATGAAACCTCGCATACCATTGATGAAGAGATACGTTCGATCATTGATAAAAATTACGAGCGTTCTGAAAAGATATTAAAAGAAAATGAAGACATATTACATGCAATGGCTGATGCATTGATGAAATATGAAACTATTGATAAAGATCAAATTGATGATTTAATGGCGCGTAGAACGGTTAGAGATCCTGATGGCTGGGATGATACTCCGCCTAATCAAGGTGTTAAAGCAGAAAGTGTGCAACAAAAGCAAGAGCCTAAAGCGCCAGGGACTAATGCGGCAGAGCAAAACGGATAA
- a CDS encoding DNA (cytosine-5)-methyltransferase 1, whose protein sequence is MSKILDELEVILFSEAELYTPVGSEPKAVIHQWAHAIAHELPIFGKGKGADKKSIIRVLKEKGVFKNKELFLHDLISELPIIPPKNAKFTFIDLFAGIGGMRLGAQNNGGVCVFSSEFEKNAQQTYLTNHGEFPFGDITEISVDDIPSHDVLFAGFPCQPFSHAGLKRGIEDTRGTLFHNIAEILKIKKPKVAVLENVKGLVSHDKGYTLQVILKTLTNMGYSCNISKDIIFNGTAKELQVEAKKMVLKSIDFGVPQNRQRIYIVLWLDGLVNYFDYPKPLGIKTRVGDVLEESPAAKYTISDKLWAGHQRRKIQNKKDGKGFGFGCVTAESSYTNTISARYYKDGSEILIEQENNNPRKVTHREAARIQGFPDEFAIHPSNVQAYKQFGNSVSVPVIDYLVKNIYKDILCL, encoded by the coding sequence GTGAGTAAGATCCTAGATGAGTTAGAAGTAATTTTATTTTCGGAGGCAGAATTATATACGCCTGTAGGAAGTGAGCCTAAGGCAGTTATTCATCAGTGGGCACATGCAATAGCACATGAATTGCCTATTTTTGGAAAAGGTAAAGGTGCAGATAAAAAATCTATTATTAGAGTTCTAAAAGAAAAAGGGGTTTTTAAAAATAAAGAACTATTCCTTCATGATTTAATTTCTGAACTGCCTATTATCCCGCCTAAAAATGCCAAATTTACTTTTATTGACCTATTTGCTGGGATTGGAGGGATGCGACTTGGGGCGCAAAATAATGGAGGAGTTTGTGTTTTTTCTTCTGAATTTGAGAAAAATGCTCAACAAACGTACTTAACTAACCATGGAGAATTTCCATTTGGAGATATAACAGAAATCTCTGTTGATGATATTCCTAGTCATGATGTGCTGTTTGCTGGTTTTCCTTGTCAGCCATTTTCCCATGCAGGGTTGAAGAGAGGTATTGAGGATACAAGAGGTACTTTATTTCATAATATTGCTGAAATACTTAAAATAAAAAAACCTAAAGTTGCTGTTCTTGAAAATGTAAAAGGCCTTGTTAGTCATGATAAAGGCTATACTTTGCAAGTTATTCTTAAAACGCTTACAAATATGGGTTATAGCTGTAATATTTCTAAAGATATTATTTTTAATGGCACTGCTAAAGAGTTGCAAGTAGAGGCAAAAAAAATGGTATTAAAGTCAATTGATTTTGGTGTGCCGCAAAATAGACAAAGAATTTATATTGTTTTATGGTTAGATGGCTTGGTTAACTATTTTGACTATCCAAAGCCGTTAGGGATTAAAACTCGTGTAGGGGATGTGCTAGAAGAAAGCCCCGCTGCAAAATATACTATTTCTGATAAACTTTGGGCTGGGCATCAACGGCGTAAAATACAAAATAAGAAAGATGGTAAAGGTTTTGGCTTTGGGTGTGTTACAGCTGAAAGCTCTTATACAAATACTATTTCAGCAAGGTATTACAAAGATGGCAGTGAAATATTAATAGAACAAGAGAATAATAACCCAAGGAAAGTGACCCACCGTGAAGCGGCTAGGATTCAAGGTTTTCCTGATGAGTTTGCTATTCACCCTTCTAATGTGCAAGCATATAAGCAGTTTGGAAATAGTGTGTCTGTACCAGTAATTGATTATTTGGTTAAAAATATTTATAAGGATATTCTATGTCTCTGA
- a CDS encoding triosephosphate isomerase translates to MRRGLVIGNWKMNVHQQSANQLVDDILVDMPDINADLVVCPPYLYIPEVSARIADTKLICGSQNIAAHAKGAYTGEISGSMLKEFDCQYAIVGHSEHRKYYSDDNVVVAKRYCQAIASGIVPILSTGDSLAQRKQGITFEVIAKQIEDVIDIAGIDSFHHAVISYEPLWAIGTGKTATDEQAQEVLQFIRHLIANKDAEIAEKIQILYGGSVKPENAKDLLAMPDIDGVLVGGASLTADSFLKIYSSFQN, encoded by the coding sequence ATGCGCCGTGGTTTGGTTATCGGAAACTGGAAAATGAACGTTCATCAACAAAGTGCAAATCAACTTGTTGATGATATTCTTGTTGATATGCCTGATATAAATGCGGATTTGGTGGTATGTCCTCCTTATTTGTATATCCCCGAAGTAAGTGCACGTATTGCTGACACCAAATTAATTTGTGGTTCGCAAAATATTGCTGCGCATGCAAAGGGAGCTTATACAGGAGAAATTTCAGGCTCTATGCTCAAGGAGTTTGACTGTCAATATGCAATTGTGGGGCACTCTGAACATCGGAAATACTATTCTGATGATAATGTAGTCGTTGCAAAAAGATATTGTCAGGCGATAGCATCAGGTATTGTCCCTATTTTAAGTACAGGCGATTCACTGGCGCAAAGAAAGCAAGGCATAACGTTTGAAGTCATTGCTAAACAGATAGAAGACGTAATCGATATCGCTGGTATTGACAGTTTTCATCATGCCGTGATTTCGTATGAGCCTTTATGGGCTATTGGCACTGGCAAAACAGCAACAGACGAACAAGCACAGGAAGTGTTGCAGTTTATACGGCATTTAATTGCAAATAAAGATGCTGAAATTGCAGAAAAAATCCAGATTTTATACGGTGGCAGTGTTAAGCCGGAAAACGCAAAAGATTTATTAGCTATGCCCGATATTGATGGTGTATTAGTGGGTGGGGCTTCGTTAACAGCGGACTCTTTTTTAAAGATTTACTCTTCATTTCAAAATTAA
- a CDS encoding preprotein translocase subunit SecG, which yields MYQVIIIGHVLVGLAVIGLVLMQHGKGADAGAAFGSGSSGTVFGAQGSASFLSRTTGVLAAVFFSTSLGLAVMSGNIGSDADLMDAPVIEETIDTGVPLIDGDVPIKAIPMSTAEEVPTAMDEEVVVP from the coding sequence ATGTATCAAGTTATTATTATAGGTCATGTATTGGTCGGCTTAGCCGTTATTGGGTTGGTGTTAATGCAACACGGAAAAGGCGCTGATGCAGGAGCTGCTTTTGGTAGTGGTTCGTCAGGTACTGTATTCGGAGCACAAGGCTCGGCTTCTTTCCTATCAAGAACAACGGGTGTGTTGGCGGCAGTGTTTTTCTCAACTAGCTTGGGTTTAGCTGTTATGAGTGGCAACATAGGTAGTGATGCCGACTTAATGGACGCACCTGTTATAGAAGAAACTATTGATACTGGTGTACCACTGATTGATGGTGATGTGCCAATCAAAGCAATTCCAATGTCGACTGCAGAAGAAGTACCCACTGCAATGGATGAAGAGGTTGTAGTACCTTAA
- a CDS encoding phosphoglucosamine mutase, producing the protein MKKKYFGTDGIRGTVGETPITPDFFLKLGWATGRVFAEEGQGFVLVGKDTRISGYMFESALEAGLSAAGVNTRLLGPMPTPGIAYLTQTLRAQAGIVISASHNPYYDNGIKFFSTEGTKLADELEHKIEYYLDQPMTTVASDKLGKAQRVSDAAGRYIEFCKASIPASIDFNGLRIVVDCANGSTYHIAPHVFSEVGAEVIEIATSPDGLNINEKCGATKPEQLQEAVIEFRADLGIALDGDGDRLIMVDHKGEVVDGDELIFIIAKARKGADKLNGPIIGTLMSNLGMEHALKKLKVDLMRANVGDRYVMELMKKHNAVLGGEGSGHIICLDRTTTGDGIVAALQVLAEMHQTGKSLHELKSEMTKYPQVLVNVRVSKKVDPNKNEAIQKAVQAVEKELGNDGRVLLRASGTEPLIRVMVEGVDQYKVTQYAHQLADQVKNAITA; encoded by the coding sequence ATGAAAAAAAAATATTTTGGTACGGATGGTATTCGCGGCACAGTCGGTGAAACACCCATTACTCCGGATTTTTTTCTGAAATTAGGTTGGGCAACGGGGCGGGTCTTTGCTGAAGAGGGACAGGGTTTTGTTTTAGTAGGGAAGGACACTCGAATTTCAGGCTATATGTTTGAATCAGCATTAGAGGCAGGGCTTTCAGCTGCGGGTGTTAATACGCGTTTACTAGGCCCAATGCCAACACCTGGGATTGCTTATTTGACACAAACATTACGTGCCCAAGCAGGTATTGTGATTAGTGCTTCACATAATCCTTACTATGATAATGGTATTAAGTTTTTTTCAACGGAAGGCACTAAACTAGCTGACGAATTAGAGCACAAAATAGAATATTATTTAGACCAGCCGATGACGACGGTTGCCTCTGATAAATTAGGCAAAGCACAGCGTGTCTCAGATGCTGCGGGTCGATATATTGAGTTTTGTAAGGCAAGTATACCTGCAAGTATTGATTTTAATGGCCTGAGAATTGTGGTTGATTGTGCTAATGGCTCAACTTACCATATTGCGCCACATGTCTTTTCGGAGGTTGGCGCTGAAGTCATTGAAATAGCGACGAGTCCTGATGGCCTGAATATTAATGAAAAGTGCGGTGCCACCAAGCCAGAGCAATTGCAAGAAGCTGTTATTGAATTTCGTGCTGATCTAGGGATTGCTCTAGATGGTGATGGTGATCGACTCATTATGGTAGATCATAAAGGAGAGGTCGTTGATGGTGATGAATTAATTTTTATCATTGCCAAAGCGCGTAAAGGTGCGGACAAATTAAATGGACCTATTATTGGTACTTTAATGAGCAACTTAGGCATGGAGCATGCGCTTAAAAAATTAAAAGTTGACCTGATGCGTGCCAATGTAGGTGATCGTTATGTTATGGAATTAATGAAAAAGCATAATGCTGTCTTGGGAGGTGAAGGTTCTGGGCATATTATTTGTTTGGATAGAACCACAACGGGTGATGGGATTGTTGCTGCATTGCAGGTATTAGCTGAAATGCACCAAACAGGTAAAAGTTTGCACGAACTAAAGTCTGAAATGACAAAATACCCACAAGTTCTGGTGAATGTCCGTGTCTCTAAGAAAGTCGACCCTAATAAGAATGAAGCCATTCAGAAAGCAGTACAAGCTGTCGAAAAAGAATTAGGAAATGATGGGCGAGTCTTGTTGCGAGCCTCAGGAACCGAGCCGTTGATACGCGTCATGGTGGAAGGGGTTGATCAATATAAAGTTACTCAGTATGCCCACCAGCTGGCAGATCAAGTTAAGAATGCAATAACTGCTTGA